TCTTTCAGCGGCGCGGGCGCAAGTCTGGCAAGGGCAATGCAGGCAACGACGGTGGCGCAGGCGAAACTTCAGCAGGCGGTGCGCAGGGCTGAGGCCGCACAGCGCCGCACCGATACGAGAGGATGGGTCGTGCAACGACGCGAACGCACCCGCCACCTGATCGAGCTGGGCGGCCTCGTCCAGAAAGCCGGCCTCGTCGATCTCGCCGACGACGATCGCGCCACCCTCTACGGCGCGATGCTCGAACTGGCGGCGAAAGCCCGGGACGAAAATACCGGCGACGTGCTGGCGCTGTGGAAGCGGCGCGGCAAGCGTGCGTTCGACGCGGAAGCGGAAGCCGGCGAGGAGCAACCGGACGATGGTTGATCGGCCCGATTTCCATATCATCACCGGCGGTCCCGGCTCGGGCAAAACCTCCCTGATCGAAGCACTGGCGGCGCAAGGCGTCCACCACATGCCAGAGGCCGGTCGCGCCATCATTCGCGATCAGGTCGCGATTGGCGGCGCCGCCCTCCCCTGGGCTAATCACGCCGCCTATGCGGAATTGATGCTGGGATGGGAATTGCGGTCCTGGCATGAGGCCCATGATCGCGCGGGGCCAGTCATCTTCGATCGCGGCGTCCCCGATGTCATTGGCTATCTGCATCTGTGCAGCCTCCCGGTGTCGGCCCATGTCAGCCAGGCAGCGGACCTGTTTCGCTATCAGCGCCGCGTCTTCAT
This portion of the Sphingobium aromaticiconvertens genome encodes:
- a CDS encoding conjugal transfer protein TraD, whose translation is MQRRERTRHLIELGGLVQKAGLVDLADDDRATLYGAMLELAAKARDENTGDVLALWKRRGKRAFDAEAEAGEEQPDDG
- a CDS encoding AAA family ATPase, whose translation is MVDRPDFHIITGGPGSGKTSLIEALAAQGVHHMPEAGRAIIRDQVAIGGAALPWANHAAYAELMLGWELRSWHEAHDRAGPVIFDRGVPDVIGYLHLCSLPVSAHVSQAADLFRYQRRVFIAPPWREIFGQDAERKQDWAEAQATYEAMVTVYASLGYELVKLPLAPVSERARFVRARMGEQDG